Genomic DNA from Amycolatopsis alba DSM 44262:
TGGCGTAGGTCCCGAATCCGATCGTGCCCTTCCACACCGCCCGCATGGCCCACCTCCGCCCGATCAGCGTAACCACGCGCCGAAGCGGCGGAACAGCTACAAACGGGTGTCAGGGGCGACCGATTCGCTCACACATTCGAATGACGGCCGTGATTCGGCGAGCGCGTCGGCCGAACAGCCGACAGCGGTGGCGGCCGCTCGGAGTACTTCCGCGACCACCTCGACGTCGACCATCGGGGCGGTGGACAGCGCGCCCTCGCCGCCCACTTCGACCCGGCCCGCCATGCCTTCGAGCGCGATGGCCAGCGCCTGCTGGCCCGCGACGAGATGCCGGACGACCTTGAGCAGTTCGGGTACCGTCGCGGCGGTCCCGGACGCGGTCAGCGAGACGGCGAGGTCGTCCGCGCACGCCTGGAAATGAGAGGCGACGACGGTCGGCGGCAGTGTGATCCGGTGTGGTCCTGGCGAGTTCTGCCCGTGATCGAGCACGCGCTCACCGCCCTCCGGATCCGTCGGGTTTCGACCGCGCACATCCTGCCACCGTCACCCTCCGCTCTTCGCGCGACACCCCGGACCGGGCGAGAAGGCGTCACGAAGCGGCCGCCAGCAGCGCGGCTTCGATCTTCGACCGCCACGCCTGGTCGACCCGGCCTGTCCGCGGCGCGACGGCGAACGAGTCGACGACGGCGCCGCCGAGGGTGGCCACCTTCGCCCAGCGCACCTCGGCCTCGCACCGGCGCAGCGCGCCCGCGACCCGGTACAGCAGCCCGATCCGGTTCGCGGCCCGCAGTTCGACCACGACCGTGTCCCGCCCGCTGGTCTCGTCGTCGAACCAGATCACCTTCGCGTTCGCCGTGGGAGTCTCGCCGTAGTCCCGTTCCTTCGCCGCGAGCCGCTGGGTGAGCGGCATCGTCCCGGCCACGGCCCGCGCGAACTGCTCGCGCAGCAACGTGACGTCGGGCAGCGAGCCGAACTTCGGTGACGCCGTGAACACCCCCGCCCGTCCCCCGTCGTGCCCGCGCAGCACCGCCGCGTGGACTTCCAAGGAGTTCAGGGCGAGCACCCCGGCGGCGGGCGCCAGCAGTTCGGCGCGGGCCGGTACCGCGAGCACCACAGTCACGATCTTGCCGACGGCGGTGATCCGCACTTCCCCGCGGCCGGACGCGACGGCTTCGGCGACGAGCTCCCGCTGTTCGGCGCCCATCGGCTCCGGTGGCACGAAACCCTTGCCGTGCAACGCTTCCTCGCAACCCGACACGAGTTCGGCGAGCAGGCGGGCCTTCCAGTCGGTCCACACGCCCGGCCCGGTGGCCAGCGAATCGGCCGTCGTCAGCGCGTGCAGCAGTTCCAGCAGGACCAGGTTCTCGTCGAGCGTTTTCGTCACGCGCTGGATCGTGGCCGGATCGCTGATGTCCCGCCGTGTCGCGGTATGCGGCAGCAGCAGGTGATGCCGGACCATCGCCGACACCAGCGCCACATCGCTTGACGGCAGCCCGAGCCGGGCCGCCACCTGGGCGCTGATCTTCGCGCCGAGTTCGGAATGGTCCGTGTCGCGGCCCTTGCCGATGTCGTGCAGCAGCGCGCCGATCAGCAACAGGTCCGGCCGCGAAACGGTGGTCGTCAGTTTCGACGCCTCGACGGCGGCGCGCACGAGATGCCTGTCGACGGTCCACGCGTGCACCGGCGACCTCGGCGGGAGATCCCGCACCGCACCCCATTCGGGGAACAGCCGCGCCCACAGGCCAGTGCGGTCGAGCGCCTCGACGGCGTCGACGAGGCCTTCGCCCGCGCCGAGCAGTTCCACCAGCGCCTTGAGGGCATCGGCCGGCCACGGCGCGCGCAGTTCCGGCGCGGTATCGGCGAGTGCCCGCAAAGTCCCGTGCGCGATGGGCTTCCGGATCCGCGCCGACGCCGCGGCGACCCGCAGCAGCAACGCCGGATCCTTGGCGGGCAGCGCGTCCCGCGCCAGCGCGACCTCGTTCCCGTGCAGGACGACACCTTCGTCCAGTGGCGTCCGCACGGGCCGCCGCCCGAACCTGGCCTTCGGTGGCTCCACAGTGGACCGGAGCGCCACGTCGACCGCGTACGCGATCGTCCGGCCGGCGCCGGAAAGCTTGCGCGCCAAGGTGAACCTGTCGCCGAACCCGAGTTCGGCCGCGACCGTCCCGGCCTCGGGCGCGCTGAGGATGTCCCGCTCCCGGCGCAGTTCCCGGCGCAACTCCGTCCGGACGTCGAGCAGCAGGCCCTTGGCCGCCAGCAGTTCCTCGCCTGGCCTCGCTGTCAGCTGTGCCGCCGCGAGCGCCTCCAGGACGGCGAAGTCGCGAAGCCCGCCTCGGCCGTGCTTGAGATCCGGCTCGGCGGACTGCGCGATCTCGCCACTGCGAGCCCAGCGCTGCCGCACCGCGTCCGACAGTTCGCCCATCCGTTTCCGGGCGGTCCGCCGCCACTGGTCCCGCGCCGCGGCCGCCAGCCTGGCGGTGATCTCGGCGTCCCCGGCGATGTGGCGGATGTCGAGCAGCCCCATCGCGGTCCGCAGGTCCTCGGACGCCACCTTCAGCGCCTCACCCGGCGTGCGGACCGAGTGATCGAGGCCGATTTTGGCGTCCCACAACGGATACCAGATGGCGTCGGCGATCTCGCCGACGCGAGAGTTGCCGTTGTGCAGCAACAACAGGTCGAGGTCGGAGAAGGGCACCAGCTCGCTGCGCCCGAGGCCACCGACGGCGGCCAGCGCGACACCGGGTTCAGCGGTGTCGACGCCGGCCGTCGCGGCGCCCTTTCCCAACCAGAATTCGTAGAGGTCGACGCACGCGGCCCGCAGTGCGGTCGCGCCCAGCCTCCCGTGCCTGCCCTCGAGCAAACGCTCGGTGGCCTTGACCAGCTCACCCCCGTCGGCCATCGTGGGCGCCTATAGCGCGTCCGAGCCGCGCTCGCCGGTGCGTACCCGGATGACCGTCTCCACCGGCGTCACCCAGATCTTGCCGTCACCGATCTTGCCGGTGTGGGCGGCGGTGGTGATCGCGTCGAGGACCTTCTCGACGTTGGAATCGTCGGTGACGACCTCGACCCTCAGCTTCGCCACGAAGTCGACGGAGTACTCCGCACCCCGGTAGACCTCGGTGTGGCCCTTCTGCCTGCCGTAGCCCTGTACCTCGCTGACCGTCATGCCGAGCACGCCCAGCTGTTCCAGCGCGGAGCGGACGTCGTCGAGCGTGAACGGCTTGACGATCGCGGTGATCAGCTTCATGCCTTGCTCTCCTCGAGTTTCGTGGCCGCGTTTCCGGTGGGCGCCTTGACCGGGATGCTGGTCGGCTGGCCGAGGCCGCCGCCCGATCCGGTGAAGTCGTACGCGCTCTCCGCGTGCTGGGCCTCATCGATACCACTGACCTCGTCCTCCGCGCTGACGCGGAACCCGCCGAGCTTCTTGATCACCCAGCCGATGACGAAGGTGAGCACGAACGAGTAGCCGAGGACCACGGCGGCCGCGAGGGCCTGCTTGCCGAGCTGGCCGAGGCCGCCGCCGTAGAACAGGCCGTCGACGCCGAGCGAGTTGACGCTGGTGGTGCCGAAGAAACCGATGAGCAGCGTACCGACGAGACCACCCACGAGGTGGACGCCGACGACGTCGAGGGAGTCGTCGAAACCGAAGCGGAACTTGAGACTGATCGCCAGGGCGCACAGCGCGCCGGCGATGAGCCCGATGGCGATCGCGCCCAGCGGGCTGACGAAACCGGCGGCCGGGGTGATCGCGACGAGACCCGCGACGGCACCGGAGGCGGCGCCGAGGGTGGTCGGCTTGCCGATCTTGATCTGCTCGACGACCAGCCAGCCGAGGATCGCGGCCGCGGTCGCGACGGTGGTGTTGGTGAACGCGACGGCGGCGAGGTCGTTGGCGGCCAGCGACGAACCGGCGTTGAAGCCGTACCAGCCGAACCACAGGAGCGCGGCGCCCAGGAGCACGAACGGCACGTTGTGCGGGCGTCCGGTGCCCTTCGGCCAGCCCTTGCGCTTGCCGAGCACGATCGCGAGCGCGAGACCCGCCGCGCCGGCGTTGATGTGGACCGCGGTACCGCCCGCGAAGTCGAGCGCCTTGAGCTGGTTGGCGATCCAGCCGCCGACCGAGTCGGCGCCGATGAAGCCGTCGAACGAGAACACCCAGTGCGCCACCGGGAAGTACACGATGGTCACCCACACCGCGACGAACAGCGTCCAGCCCCAGAACTTGGCGCGGTCGGCGATGGCACCGGAAATCAGCGCGGGCGTGATGATCGCGAACATCAGCTGGAACATCACGAAGGCGAACAGCGGCAGCCCGTCCGAGCCGGGCCAGGCGACCGCGGGAGCGGTGTCGGTCGCGGCGGTCGCGAACCCGGCGAGTTTGCCGGAAATGTTCGAGAGGCCGGCGAAGTCGAAGTTACCGAGCAGCCCTCCGCCCACGTCGTTGCCGAACGCCATCGTGAAGCCGTACAGCGTCCAGAGGACACCGACGACGGCCAGCGCGATGAAGTTCATCATCAACATGTTCAGAACGCTCTTCGCGCGGACCATGCCGCCGTAGAAGAACGCCAATCCCGGTGTCATGAGCATGACCAGCGCGGCGCTGATCAACACCCATGCGGTGTCTCCTGCGTTCAGCACAATCTTCCTCCCGTGCCTGGGGTGTACTGCGCAGGAATCCTTGGACCGGGGTGTTTCCTCGGGCGGCGATTCAGGTTTCACCCGCGTGAACTGTCGGTGCGGCGTTGTTACGTGCAGGTTTCCGGAGACCGGGTGCGTTCTGTCCGGTTGCGAAACGCCGTGGTCGAATATCCCCATGAGCGCGCGTGAGCACGGCAATGACCCACTGCCACCGGAGGTCGTCCGGTCGCTGCGGTGCTCGGTGTGCGGTGACCCGGTCGGGGCAGCCGATCGCACGGTGCGTTGCGGACGGGGCCACTCGTTCGACGTGGCGAAGCAGGGTTACGTCAATCTCCTGCACGCGCGCATACCGGCCGGTACGGCGGACACCGCGCCGATGGTCGCGGCTCGCGTCGACCTCCTCTCTTCGGGCGCCTATCGCCCTCTCGCCGACGCCCTCGCGAAGGTGGCTTCGGAGCACGTCGAGAACGGGCTGATCATCGACGCCGGCGCGGGCACGGGGTACTACCTCGCGCGCGTGCTCGACGCCGTCCCGGCCGCGTGTGGACTGGCGCTCGACGTCTCCGCCGTCGCCCTGCGCCGGGCCGCTCGCGCGCACGCGCGCGCGGGCGCGGCCGTGTGGAATCTGTGGGAACCCTGGCCTGTGGCGAGCTCGAGCGCGTCACTGATCCTCAACGTCTTCGCGCCCCGCAACGCCCCTCAGTTCCACCGCGTCCTGACCGCGGACGGGCTGCTGGTCGTCGCGACGCCGAACCCCGGTCACCTCCGGGAGCTGGGCGACCTGGTGATCTCCGTCGACGGCGGCAAGGACGCGCGGCTGGAGGAGACCCTGGGCGAGCGGTTCAGCCGGGTGGACCGGCTCGACGTCACCCAGCGGGTGACGTTGTCGCCCGCCCAGGTCCGCCAGGTCGTCGAGATGGGCCCGAGCGCGCACCATCTCCACCGTGAAGGACGCCGTGAACGACTCGACGCGATCACCGGGCCGGTGGACGTCACGACGTCGTTCAGCGTCACGCTGTACCGGCCGGTGCCCTGATGGAGGCGCCCGCGACCCTGCTCGCCGACGCCGCATGGGTCAGCGCCCGCATCGGCGGCGCCGCGAAGCTCTACGGCTGCTCCTCGCCCG
This window encodes:
- a CDS encoding P-II family nitrogen regulator, with protein sequence MKLITAIVKPFTLDDVRSALEQLGVLGMTVSEVQGYGRQKGHTEVYRGAEYSVDFVAKLRVEVVTDDSNVEKVLDAITTAAHTGKIGDGKIWVTPVETVIRVRTGERGSDAL
- a CDS encoding [protein-PII] uridylyltransferase yields the protein MADGGELVKATERLLEGRHGRLGATALRAACVDLYEFWLGKGAATAGVDTAEPGVALAAVGGLGRSELVPFSDLDLLLLHNGNSRVGEIADAIWYPLWDAKIGLDHSVRTPGEALKVASEDLRTAMGLLDIRHIAGDAEITARLAAAARDQWRRTARKRMGELSDAVRQRWARSGEIAQSAEPDLKHGRGGLRDFAVLEALAAAQLTARPGEELLAAKGLLLDVRTELRRELRRERDILSAPEAGTVAAELGFGDRFTLARKLSGAGRTIAYAVDVALRSTVEPPKARFGRRPVRTPLDEGVVLHGNEVALARDALPAKDPALLLRVAAASARIRKPIAHGTLRALADTAPELRAPWPADALKALVELLGAGEGLVDAVEALDRTGLWARLFPEWGAVRDLPPRSPVHAWTVDRHLVRAAVEASKLTTTVSRPDLLLIGALLHDIGKGRDTDHSELGAKISAQVAARLGLPSSDVALVSAMVRHHLLLPHTATRRDISDPATIQRVTKTLDENLVLLELLHALTTADSLATGPGVWTDWKARLLAELVSGCEEALHGKGFVPPEPMGAEQRELVAEAVASGRGEVRITAVGKIVTVVLAVPARAELLAPAAGVLALNSLEVHAAVLRGHDGGRAGVFTASPKFGSLPDVTLLREQFARAVAGTMPLTQRLAAKERDYGETPTANAKVIWFDDETSGRDTVVVELRAANRIGLLYRVAGALRRCEAEVRWAKVATLGGAVVDSFAVAPRTGRVDQAWRSKIEAALLAAAS
- a CDS encoding ammonium transporter, which codes for MLNAGDTAWVLISAALVMLMTPGLAFFYGGMVRAKSVLNMLMMNFIALAVVGVLWTLYGFTMAFGNDVGGGLLGNFDFAGLSNISGKLAGFATAATDTAPAVAWPGSDGLPLFAFVMFQLMFAIITPALISGAIADRAKFWGWTLFVAVWVTIVYFPVAHWVFSFDGFIGADSVGGWIANQLKALDFAGGTAVHINAGAAGLALAIVLGKRKGWPKGTGRPHNVPFVLLGAALLWFGWYGFNAGSSLAANDLAAVAFTNTTVATAAAILGWLVVEQIKIGKPTTLGAASGAVAGLVAITPAAGFVSPLGAIAIGLIAGALCALAISLKFRFGFDDSLDVVGVHLVGGLVGTLLIGFFGTTSVNSLGVDGLFYGGGLGQLGKQALAAAVVLGYSFVLTFVIGWVIKKLGGFRVSAEDEVSGIDEAQHAESAYDFTGSGGGLGQPTSIPVKAPTGNAATKLEESKA
- a CDS encoding putative RNA methyltransferase, yielding MSAREHGNDPLPPEVVRSLRCSVCGDPVGAADRTVRCGRGHSFDVAKQGYVNLLHARIPAGTADTAPMVAARVDLLSSGAYRPLADALAKVASEHVENGLIIDAGAGTGYYLARVLDAVPAACGLALDVSAVALRRAARAHARAGAAVWNLWEPWPVASSSASLILNVFAPRNAPQFHRVLTADGLLVVATPNPGHLRELGDLVISVDGGKDARLEETLGERFSRVDRLDVTQRVTLSPAQVRQVVEMGPSAHHLHREGRRERLDAITGPVDVTTSFSVTLYRPVP